One Trichoderma asperellum chromosome 5, complete sequence genomic region harbors:
- a CDS encoding uncharacterized protein (EggNog:ENOG41), producing the protein MSTRKPILISGGGLASLLLAQSLRQSNIPFKIFERDASFTFRAQGYRLRLSSEGLEAIESVLDSQTFQRFWDKCGKTGGAGFTAYNAITGEETEHAAPETLASRGGKIVGIARGEMRKVFSAGCEEHIEWNKHVVGYELIDSGVVAVFADGAKSIEGSMLVGGEGIYSKVAKQLSGGKLKVYDTGARGIHGQAPTAAFKGLGEGVFSIRDNTRPEGAVFIITNVRPSEMDDPNVEFGWTMGGQPGIIKAPNDDYTIVGKQAAEIAKSLVKDWHPRFKPLFDEMAESEAAFWKITCSTPSGVPEWPNEPRVTLIGDAVHSMTPAGGIGANTAVQDSALLGKLLHEAGGYGPGVTAAYEREMRIYASKAVHLSYTTAVGSFGITIDEKTTPTI; encoded by the coding sequence ATGTCTACGAGGAAGCCAATTTTGATCTCGGGCGGCGGCCTCGCTTCCTTGCTATTGGCTCAATCGCTACGACAATCTAATATACCCTTTAAAATATTTGAGCGAGATGCATCGTTTACTTTTCGCGCTCAAGGGTATCGTCTTAGATTGTCATCAGAAGGACTTGAGGCTATTGAGTCGGTTTTAGACTCTCAAACGTTCCAGCGATTCTGGGACAAGTGTGGTAAAACGGGCGGCGCCGGCTTTACCGCATATAATGCCATAACTGGAGAAGAAACCGAGCATGCCGCTCCCGAAACTTTGGCCTCGCGAGGCGGCAAAATTGTCGGTATCGCTCGGGGAGAGATGCGGAAAGTATTTTCGGCGGGTTGCGAAGAGCATATTGAATGGAACAAGCACGTAGTTGGATATGAACTAATTGATAGCGGTGTTGTTGCTGTGTTTGCCGATGGAGCGAAATCGATCGAAGGCTCTATGCTTGTTGGGGGCGAAGGCATCTATTCTAAAGTCGCAAAGCAACTCTCAGGAGGAAAGCTCAAGGTCTATGATACAGGCGCCAGAGGCATACACGGCCAGGCGCCAACTGCGGCTTTCAAAGGCCTCGGAGAGGGCGTCTTTAGCATACGAGATAATACACGGCCAGAGGGTGCTGTATTTATCATTACTAACGTCCGTCCTAGCGAAATGGATGACCCCAATGTCGAATTTGGGTGGACAATGGGTGGCCAGCCGGGCATAATCAAGGCTCCGAACGATGATTACACAATAGTGGGTAAGCAGGCTGCTGAAATCGCAAAGTCGTTGGTTAAAGATTGGCATCCACGCTTCAAGCCTCTATTTGATGAGATGGCCGAGTCCGAGGCGGCCTTCTGGAAGATCACATGCTCAACGCCATCCGGAGTACCTGAATGGCCCAACGAGCCTCGCGTTACGCTAATCGGCGATGCAGTGCATTCGATGACGCCGGCCGGGGGCATTGGAGCTAATACTGCCGTTCAGGATTCAGCTTTGTTGGGCAAATTATTACACGAGGCTGGCGGTTATGGGCCTGGCGTGACTGCCGCGTACGAGCGAGAGATGAGAATCTACGCAAGCAAGGCTGTTCATCTTAGCTATACCACTGCGGTTGGTTCATTCGGCATCACGATTGATGAAAAGACCACCCCAACCATATAG
- a CDS encoding uncharacterized protein (EggNog:ENOG41) encodes MKGRVPGLLKISFGKPLPITASRAKGFDVGLVAVLDKPDTVPIYAAHDAHQPVMKLRGELCDDALAYDLEFED; translated from the exons ATGAAAGGCCGGGTCCCTG GCCTCCTTAAAATATCCTTTGGAAAGCCGTTGCCTATAACTGCTTCTAGAGCAAAAGGATTCGATGTCGGCCTTGTGGCAGTATTGGATAAGCCAGACACTGTTCCTATCTACGCCGCACACGATGCCCACCAGCC AGTTATGAAATTGAGAGGAGAACTGTGCGATGATGCTTTAGCATATGACCTTGAATTTGAGGATTAG
- a CDS encoding uncharacterized protein (EggNog:ENOG41) produces MPVYHVVLFKLKPEVTAEQVENWGKIILDMKGRVPGLLKISFGKPLPITASRAKGFDVGLVAVLDKPDTVPIYAAHDAHQPVMKLRGELCDDALAYDLEFED; encoded by the exons ATGCCTGTTTACCACGTGG TTCTCTTTAAATTGAAGCCAGAAGTTACTGCGGAGCAGGTTGAAAACTGGGGAAAGATAATTTTAGACATGAAAGGCCGGGTCCCTG GCCTCCTTAAAATATCCTTTGGAAAGCCGTTGCCTATAACTGCTTCTAGAGCAAAAGGATTCGATGTCGGCCTTGTGGCAGTATTGGATAAGCCAGACACTGTTCCTATCTACGCCGCACACGATGCCCACCAGCC AGTTATGAAATTGAGAGGAGAACTGTGCGATGATGCTTTAGCATATGACCTTGAATTTGAGGATTAG
- a CDS encoding uncharacterized protein (SECRETED:SignalP(1-22)~EggNog:ENOG41~TransMembrane:1 (n6-14c19/20o502-520i)~CAZy:GH72), translated as MGMYRVLFPIITLACNVLSAELQPIQIKGSKFFYANGTQFFLKGVAYQQDSSANGATTTSTKFIDPLANEANCKRDIPLLSELGTNVIRTYAIDPAADHSACMSLLNDAGIYVISDLSNPQQSIDRENPQWNVDLFTHFQQVVDSFSNYSNVIGFFVGNEVTNNATTTSASSYVKAAVRDVKQYIKDKKYRAMGVGYAADDDQDIRNQIAAYFNCGPTEESVDFFGYNVYEWCGQKTFETSGYNRILNFFQHYSVPVFFAEYGCNLPNGAAGRIFQETGALYAPNMTEVLSGGIVYEYFEETNDYGLVQVSGNSVSKLKDFAALQNQIQQISVKGVQMADYKPSNVPEDCPAVNATWQSSDKLPPTPNTDACSCMVKAAQCVVANSTDASDYGKIFDYICGSDQTLCDGINGNTSTGVYGGYSMCGDQAKLTYVLNQYYQKQNKDSSACDFNSSAQTQTASGTLDKCNELVASSNSTSSGGGSGSSGGDGKDNGALDAPIPGSWLLGLLLLATIVSTNMMS; from the exons ATGGGGATGTACAGAGTTTTGTTTCCCATTATAACGCTCGCTTGCAACGTTCTAAGCGCTGAGCTGCAGCCAATTCAGATTAAA GGCTCCAAGTTCTTTTACGCCAACGGAACTCAATTCTTCTTAAAAGGGGTTGCCTACCAACAGGACTCTTCCGCCAATGGCGCAACAACCACAAGTACCAAATTCATCGATCCATTGGCGAATGAGGCCAACTGCAAGCGTGATATTCCGTTACTGAGTGAGCTTGGGACTAATGTCATTCGCACCTACGCGATCGATCCGGCCGCAGATCACTCTGCTTGCATGAGTTTACTTAATGATGCGGGTATCTACGTTATTTCTGACCTCAGCAATCCGCAACAATCTATAGATCGCGAAAATCCCCAATGGAACGTTGATCTCTTTACTCATTTCCAGCAGGTAGTAGACAGCTTCTCCAATTACTCAAACGTCATAGGCTTTTTTGTTGGCAATGAGGTCACAAATAATGCCACTACTACGTCTGCTTCGTCCTACGTCAAGGCCGCCGTGCGAGATGTGAAACAATACATCAAGGACAAGAAATATCGCGCCATGGGTGTCGGATATGCCGCAGATGACGACCAAGATATCAGGAACCAGATAGCGGCTTATTTCAACTGCGGGCCAACAGAAGAGTCAGTTGACTTCTTCGGCTACAATGTTTACGAATGGTGCGGCCAAAAAACATTTGAAACGTCCGGCTATAATAGGAttctcaacttcttccaaCATTATTCTGTTCCGGTATTCTTCGCAGAATATGGCTGCAACCTTCCAAACGGCGCTGCAGGTCGTATTTTCCAAGAAACAGGTGCGCTCTACGCACCAAACATGACGGAAGTACTTAGCGGCGGCATTGTCTATGAATACTTTGAAGAGACCAACGACTACG GTCTCGTCCAAGTCAGCGGAAATTCTGTGAGCAAATTAAAAGACTTTGCCGCGCTTCAGAACCAGATCCAGCAAATAAGCGTCAAAGGAGTCCAGATGGCTGACTATAAGCCCTCTAATGTGCCTGAAGACTGCCCAGCAGTAAATGCGACGTGGCAGTCGAGCGATAAACTCCCACCCACCCCGAACACTGacgcctgcagctgcatggTGAAGGCGGCCCAATGTGTTGTTGCAAACAGCACAGATGCAAGCGACTACGGTAAAATCTTTGACTACATTTGCGGGTCGGATCAGACTTTATGTGACGGTATCAATGGAAACACTTCTACGGGTGTCTACGGTGGATACAGCATGTGCGGCGACCAGGCCAAACTAACCTACGTCCTTAATCAGTATTACCAAAAGCAGAACAAGGATAGCTCAGCATGTGATTTCAACAGCAGCGCTCAGACACAGACAGCTTCAGGGACTCTGGACAAGTGCAATGAGCTGGTTGCCTCAAGCAACTCTACCAGTTCGGGCGGCGGTTCAGGTTCGAGCGGCGGTGATGGAAAGGACAATGGTGCTCTGGACGCTCCGATTCCCGGCAGTTGGCTGcttggcttgctgctgctggccaccaTTGTTAGCACGAACATGATGAGTTGA